In Helianthus annuus cultivar XRQ/B chromosome 8, HanXRQr2.0-SUNRISE, whole genome shotgun sequence, a single genomic region encodes these proteins:
- the LOC110872766 gene encoding F-box/FBD/LRR-repeat protein At1g13570-like isoform X2 — translation MKSKRLSKPKRLSKAKRVAKAKRLSLDIITTLPQPIIETILCLLSIKEAARTSILSREWRYKWTKIPKLDFSHPYGCQIIPETSKLIHAIHQVMSLRQGPIHEVTLFINDFDRFGKTGFPSCELDQIIRHLSKNHPVKKLRLDFDATGNDCYNLPISVFSLHHLTDLYLGCCGFDHQPVFNEIRGLTSLCLDLIRISIKTLLHLLSTSPSLKRFSLLMFKDHVVGRDEKSTMTELFECLPVIEHLTIWSEISPLPELGENRARDVWLEHLSNVWLEHLIELKIRDFSNLEPELEFVKLILAKSPKLKKVSIKCVVKKDQEPGMLKTLLRTPRVSAVEIDVV, via the exons ATGAAATCTAAACGTTTGTCGAAACCTAAACGTTTGTCTAAAGCGAAACGTGTGGCCAAAGCTAAACGATTGTCTTTGGATATAATTACCACACTTCCTCAACCCATAATAGAAACTATCCTATGTCTTTTATCAATTaaagaggcagcaaggacaagTATCCTCTCGAGGGAATGGCGGTACAAATGGACTAAAATTCCTAAACTTGATTTTTCTCACCCATATGGATGTCAAATAATACCCGAGACAAGTAAACTTATACATGCTATACACCAAGTTATGTCATTGCGACAGGGTCCAATACACGAGGTCACCCTTTTTATAAATGATTTTGACCGCTTTGGAAAAACCGGTTTCCCCTCTTGTGAACTTGATCAAATAATACGTCATCTGTCGAAGAACCATCCTGTCAAGAAGTTAAGACTTGATTTTGATGCAACTGGTAATGATTGTTATAATTTACCCATCTCCGTCTTCTCATTGCATCACTTAACGGACCTATATCTCGGTTGTTGTGGTTTTGACCATCAACCGGTATTCAATGAAATTCGTGGCCTTACAAGCTTATGCTTGGATCTTATAAGGATCTCTATAAAAACACTTCTGCATCTTTTATCTACTTCTCCATCACTTAAGAGGTTTAGTCTG CTTATGTTCAAAGACCATGTTGTGGGGCGGGATGAAAAATCCACCATGACTGAGCTATTTGAGTGTTTACCTGTAATTGAACATCTGACTATTTGGAGTGAGATCAGTCCG CTCCCCGAACTTGGAGAAAATAGAGCTAGAG ATGTTTGGTTGGAGCATCTGTCAAATGTTTGGTTGGAGCATCTGATTGAACTGAAGATTAGAGATTTTAGCAACTTGGAGCCTGAGTTAGAGTTTGTGAAGCTTATCTTGGCCAAGTCTCCCAAGCTGAAGAAGGTGAGCATAAAATGCGTTGTTAAAAAGGATCAAGAGCCGGGGATGTTAAAAACTCTCTTGCGCACCCCACGCGTGTCTGCTGTAGAAATTGATGTTGTTTAG
- the LOC110872766 gene encoding F-box/FBD/LRR-repeat protein At1g13570-like isoform X1: MKSKRLSKPKRLSKAKRVAKAKRLSLDIITTLPQPIIETILCLLSIKEAARTSILSREWRYKWTKIPKLDFSHPYGCQIIPETSKLIHAIHQVMSLRQGPIHEVTLFINDFDRFGKTGFPSCELDQIIRHLSKNHPVKKLRLDFDATGNDCYNLPISVFSLHHLTDLYLGCCGFDHQPVFNEIRGLTSLCLDLIRISIKTLLHLLSTSPSLKRFSLLMFKDHVVGRDEKSTMTELFECLPVIEHLTIWSEISPWFVPDLVPRDLPTSLIHLKYFRFEQMSFHDGYALTFLAVLIKSSPNLEKIELEIDDPDLYEKYHSDVWLEHLSNVWLEHLIELKIRDFSNLEPELEFVKLILAKSPKLKKVSIKCVVKKDQEPGMLKTLLRTPRVSAVEIDVV; the protein is encoded by the exons ATGAAATCTAAACGTTTGTCGAAACCTAAACGTTTGTCTAAAGCGAAACGTGTGGCCAAAGCTAAACGATTGTCTTTGGATATAATTACCACACTTCCTCAACCCATAATAGAAACTATCCTATGTCTTTTATCAATTaaagaggcagcaaggacaagTATCCTCTCGAGGGAATGGCGGTACAAATGGACTAAAATTCCTAAACTTGATTTTTCTCACCCATATGGATGTCAAATAATACCCGAGACAAGTAAACTTATACATGCTATACACCAAGTTATGTCATTGCGACAGGGTCCAATACACGAGGTCACCCTTTTTATAAATGATTTTGACCGCTTTGGAAAAACCGGTTTCCCCTCTTGTGAACTTGATCAAATAATACGTCATCTGTCGAAGAACCATCCTGTCAAGAAGTTAAGACTTGATTTTGATGCAACTGGTAATGATTGTTATAATTTACCCATCTCCGTCTTCTCATTGCATCACTTAACGGACCTATATCTCGGTTGTTGTGGTTTTGACCATCAACCGGTATTCAATGAAATTCGTGGCCTTACAAGCTTATGCTTGGATCTTATAAGGATCTCTATAAAAACACTTCTGCATCTTTTATCTACTTCTCCATCACTTAAGAGGTTTAGTCTG CTTATGTTCAAAGACCATGTTGTGGGGCGGGATGAAAAATCCACCATGACTGAGCTATTTGAGTGTTTACCTGTAATTGAACATCTGACTATTTGGAGTGAGATCAGTCCG TGGTTTGTTCCAGACTTGGTTCCACGGGACCTTCCAACCTCACTAATCCACCTTAAATACTTTCGTTTCGAACAAATGTCTTTTCATGACGGCTATGCATTGACTTTTCTTGCTGTTTTGATCAAAAGCTCCCCGAACTTGGAGAAAATAGAGCTAGAG ATTGATGATCCTGATCTATATGAAAAATACCATTCAGATGTTTGGTTGGAGCATCTGTCAAATGTTTGGTTGGAGCATCTGATTGAACTGAAGATTAGAGATTTTAGCAACTTGGAGCCTGAGTTAGAGTTTGTGAAGCTTATCTTGGCCAAGTCTCCCAAGCTGAAGAAGGTGAGCATAAAATGCGTTGTTAAAAAGGATCAAGAGCCGGGGATGTTAAAAACTCTCTTGCGCACCCCACGCGTGTCTGCTGTAGAAATTGATGTTGTTTAG
- the LOC110872766 gene encoding F-box/FBD/LRR-repeat protein At1g13570-like isoform X3: protein MKSKRLSKPKRLSKAKRVAKAKRLSLDIITTLPQPIIETILCLLSIKEAARTSILSREWRYKWTKIPKLDFSHPYGCQIIPETSKLIHAIHQVMSLRQGPIHEVTLFINDFDRFGKTGFPSCELDQIIRHLSKNHPVKKLRLDFDATGNDCYNLPISVFSLHHLTDLYLGCCGFDHQPVFNEIRGLTSLCLDLIRISIKTLLHLLSTSPSLKRFSLLMFKDHVVGRDEKSTMTELFECLPVIEHLTIWSEISPWFVPDLVPRDLPTSLIHLKYFRFEQMSFHDGYALTFLAVLIKSSPNLEKIELEMFGWSICQMFGWSI from the exons ATGAAATCTAAACGTTTGTCGAAACCTAAACGTTTGTCTAAAGCGAAACGTGTGGCCAAAGCTAAACGATTGTCTTTGGATATAATTACCACACTTCCTCAACCCATAATAGAAACTATCCTATGTCTTTTATCAATTaaagaggcagcaaggacaagTATCCTCTCGAGGGAATGGCGGTACAAATGGACTAAAATTCCTAAACTTGATTTTTCTCACCCATATGGATGTCAAATAATACCCGAGACAAGTAAACTTATACATGCTATACACCAAGTTATGTCATTGCGACAGGGTCCAATACACGAGGTCACCCTTTTTATAAATGATTTTGACCGCTTTGGAAAAACCGGTTTCCCCTCTTGTGAACTTGATCAAATAATACGTCATCTGTCGAAGAACCATCCTGTCAAGAAGTTAAGACTTGATTTTGATGCAACTGGTAATGATTGTTATAATTTACCCATCTCCGTCTTCTCATTGCATCACTTAACGGACCTATATCTCGGTTGTTGTGGTTTTGACCATCAACCGGTATTCAATGAAATTCGTGGCCTTACAAGCTTATGCTTGGATCTTATAAGGATCTCTATAAAAACACTTCTGCATCTTTTATCTACTTCTCCATCACTTAAGAGGTTTAGTCTG CTTATGTTCAAAGACCATGTTGTGGGGCGGGATGAAAAATCCACCATGACTGAGCTATTTGAGTGTTTACCTGTAATTGAACATCTGACTATTTGGAGTGAGATCAGTCCG TGGTTTGTTCCAGACTTGGTTCCACGGGACCTTCCAACCTCACTAATCCACCTTAAATACTTTCGTTTCGAACAAATGTCTTTTCATGACGGCTATGCATTGACTTTTCTTGCTGTTTTGATCAAAAGCTCCCCGAACTTGGAGAAAATAGAGCTAGAG ATGTTTGGTTGGAGCATCTGTCAAATGTTTGGTTGGAGCATCTGA